One bacterium genomic window, TCGCCTGGGCTCCGTCCACGAGGACGGGAACGCCTTGGGCGTGCGCCATCCCGATCATCTCCCGCACGGGATTCACCGTCCCGAGGGCGTTCGACACGTGGGTCACGGCGGCCAGGCGCGTCCGGGGAGAGAGCATCCGCCCGTACGCCGCGAGGTCGAGCTCCCCCGAAGCGAGGACGGGCGCGACCTTGAGACGAGCCCCCGCCCGGTCGCACGCCATCTGCCAGGGAACGATGTTGGCGTGGTGCTCCATTCCCGTGACGAGGACCTCGTCCCCCTCCAGAAGGTGCACGCGGCCGTAGGTCTGCGCCACCAGGTTGATCCCTTCGGTCGCTCCCCGGACGAAGACGATCTCCCGGTCCTCGCGGGCGTTCAGGAACCGCGCCACCCGGCCCCGCGCCTCCTCGTACGCCTGCGTGGCCCGGTCGGAGAGGGCGTGGACGCCGCGGTGCACGTTCGCGTTCGAGGTTTCGTAATACCGGCGGATCGCCGCGGTCACCGCCCGGGGCTTCTGCGTGGTGGCGGCGTTGTCGAGGTAGACCAGCGGCTTCCCGTGAACCTTACGCGCCAGGATCGGGAAATCGCCCCGCGCATGGGAAAGGCCGGGAACGGCCGGGGCCGCCGTATCCGCCCGGAAAGCGCTACCCCGGTTCATGGAGGAACTCCCGGATCCGGCCCGCGTCCGGCAGCCACGCGAGCAGCTTTTCCTCGTAGGCCCTCCGGACATCGGGGAGGTCGAACCGCTCGAGAATGTCCGCGGCGAACGCGTAGGCGAGCAACCCCCGGGCCGAGGCCTCGTCGATTCCCCGGGACCGCATGTAGAAGACCATTTCCTCGTCGAGCGGCCCCACCGTCGCGCCGTGGGTGCATTTCACGTCGTCGGCGTGGATCTCGAGCTGGGGGCGGCTGTCCGCCTCCGCCTCCCTCGACAGGAGCAGGTTCCGGTTCGCCTGCCGGGCGTCCGTCTTCTGCGCGTCTTCCCGCACGATCACGCGTCCGCGGAACACCCCGCGGGATCGCCCGTCGAGGATGCCTCGGAAATATTCCCGGCTCGACCCGTCCGGCTTCGCGTGGTCGATCGTCGTGAAGTGGTCGACGTGCTGCTCCCCGTTTCCCAGGTAAAGCCCGTTCAGCAGGCACGCCGCGTCCTCGCCGTCGAGCACGGCGTGCACGTCGCTCCGGGAGAGGCGCGCCCCGAGCGAGACGGAATGGGCCGCGAACCGGCTTCCCGCCCCCTGCCGCGAGCGCAGCGACGAGACGTGATATGCGTCCGGCCCGTCCTCCTGCAGCCGGTAGTGCGCCACGGTTGCGCCGCCGCCCGTCGCGATGTCGGTCACGGCGTTCACGAGGCACCCGGCGTCGGATCGGCCCGCGTACCGTTCCACGACCGTCACCCGGGACCCTTCTCCCGCCACGATCACGTTCCGCGGGTGGGCCATGACCGGTCGTTCACCGCCGGAGGTCAGGAACAGGAGGTGAATCGGCTCCGGCACCTCGACCTCCTTCCCGACGTGCAGGAACGCGCCGTCCTCCGTCAGCATCGTGTTGAGATCGGTGAAGGGGTTCGCGGGCGAACGGAAGAAGTACGGGGCGAGGGCGTCCCCCCCGCCCGACAGGGCTTCGGACAGGCTCCCGAGATGCACTCCGGGTGGGAGAGGCCGCCGCACGGAAAGGTCCGCGCGATACCGCCCGTTCGCGAACACGAGGACGTTCCCCGCCGAACCCTCCGGGAGATGCCCGGCCACGTCGGATGACGATAAACCGCCATCGCCCGGCGGCGCGAGCCCGAAGCGCTGCCCTTCGATCCCCGCCACGCTCGTGTATTTCCAATCCTCGTTCCTGACGTTCGGGAACCCGGTGGCCACGAATCGCTCCTTCGCCTCGTCCCGGAGGCGGCGCAGCCAGGCAGGCCTTCCCTTTCCGTCCGCCACCTCTTCGAACGCGGCAAGATAACGATCGATCGCTTCCGCGGGCAAGCTCACGGGCGCGCCTCCACTCCGCCCTCCGCGCCCGGCGCCTGGACCCAGCCGTACCCGCGCTCCTCGAGCTCGAGCGCGAGGTCCCGTCCCCCGGACCGCACGATCCGCCCCTCGACCAGGACGTGGACGAAGTCGGGCACGATATGGTTCAGCAGCCGCTGGTAATGGGTCACGACGATGATCGCCCGCTCCGGGCCGCGGAAGGCGTTCACCCCGGCGGCGACGACCTTCAGGGCGTCGATGTCCAGCCCCGAATCGGTCTCGTCGAGGATCGCGAGCCTCGGCTCGAGCACCGCCAGCTGGAGGATCTCGTTCCGCTTCTTCTCTCCCCCCGAAAACCCTTCGTTCACCGCCCGCATCAGCAGGTCCTCGCCCATCTCGACCCGGCGCAGCCATTCGAGGACCGTCTCGCGGAACTCCACGGCGTCGAGCTCCTGGAGCCCGCGGTGCCTTCTCACCGCGTTCAGGGCGGCTTTCAGGAAGCCGAGGTTGCTCACTCCGGGGATCTCCACGGGGTTCTGGAAGGCGAGGAAGATCCCTTCCCGCGCGCGCTCCTCCGGCGGCATTCCGAGCAGGTCCCTCCCGTCGTAGAGGATGGACCCCGCCGTCACCCGGAACTCCTCGCGCCCGGCGATGACGTTCGCGAGCGTGCTCTTCCCCGATCCGTTCGGGCCCATGACGGCGTGGACTTCCCCCGCGCGGACGGCGATGTCGACCCCCCGCAGGATCGGCTTCTCCCCGATCGCGGCGTGAAGGTTTTCGATGGACAGCATGGGGCCCCCGCTCCTCATCCGACGCTCCCCTCGAGGCTGATCTCCAGAAGTTTCTGGGCCTCCACCGCGAACTCCATCGGGAGATTCCGGATCACCTCGCGGCAGAAGCCGTTCACGATCATCGACACCGCGTCTTCCCGGGAGAGACCGCGCTGCTGGCAGTAGAAGAGCTGGTCCTCGCCGATCTTCGATGTGGACGCCTCGTGCTCCACCCTGGCCGTCGGGTTCTTCACCTCGATGTACGGAAACGTGTGCGCCCCGCACCGGTCCCCGAGGAGCAGGGAATCGCATTGGGTGAAATTGCGGGCGTTCTCCGCGGTCTTGAGGACTTTCACGAGGCCCCGGTACGTGTTCTGGCCGCGCCCCGCCGAGATCCCCTTGTTCACGATCGTGCTCCGGGTGTTTCTCCCGATGTGCGTCATCTTCGTGCCGGTGTCGGCCTGCTGGTGATTGTTCGTGAGCGCCACCCCGTGGAACTGCCCGGCCGAGTTGTCCCCCTTCAGGATCACGCTCGGATATTTCCACGTGATCGCGGAGCCGGTCTCCACCTGCGTCCAGGAGATCCGGGAGTTGTTCCCGGCGCACAATCCCCGTTTCGTCACGAAATTGTAGATTCCGCCCTTTCCCTCCTTGTCGCCCGGGTACCAGTTCTGCACCGTGGCGTACCGGATCTCCGCGTCCTCGAGGGCGATCAGCTCCACCACCGCCGCGTGGAGCTGGTTCGTGTCGCGCCGCGGGGCCGTGCACCCTTCCAGGTAGCTCACGTAGGAACCCGCGTCCGCGATGATCAGGGTCCGCTCGAACTGCCCCGTGTTCTCCGCGTTGATGCGGAAGTAGGTGGACAGCTCCACCGGGCAGCGCACCCCCGGAGGAACGTAGCAGAACGACCCGTCGGTGAAGACGGCGGAGTTGAGGGAGGCGAAGTAGTTGTCGTTGAACGGGACGACGGTCCCGAGATACTTCTCCACGAGGAGGGGGTACTGCTGCACCGCCTCGGAGAAGGAGCAGAAAAGGATCCCCAGCTTCGCCAGTTCCTTCTGGTAGGTGGTGGCCACCGAGACGCTGTCGAAGACGGCGTCCACGGCCACGCCCGCAAGGCGCTTCTGTTCGAGGAGGGATATCCCCAGGCGCTCGTACGTCCGCAGCAGCTCCGGGTCGATCTCGCCGAGGCTTTTCGGCCCGTCCTTCATCCCCCGGGGGGCGGAGTAATACACGATGTCCTGGAAATCGATGGGGTTGTAGCGGACGGTCGACCAGCGCGGTTCGATCATTGTGAGCCACTGCCGATACGCCTTGAGACGTCGCTCGAGGAGAAATCCGGGCTCGCTCTTCCGGGCGGAGATCGTCCGGATGATCTCCTCGTTGAGCCCCTTGGGAATGGTGTCCGCCTCGACCTCCGAAACGAATCCCCAGCGGTACTCCTGGTCGACCCAACCTTTGACCTGGCTTGCGGCATTTTCCATGTTCACTCCATGATTTTCCCCGGATGCATCATATACATTACTAAAATAGTCATGTTTACCCGCCACCGTCAAGGAGCGGGGGGAGAAAAAAATCCCCGGGGAGGGTATGTATAATCACGGGGACACCGAGGCAATCAGGAAAGGCACGGGAAGCGGCCGCGATGGAAGGCCCTGGAAGGATGACGGAGGGTGGGAGGAAACGCCCGGGTTCCCGCCTGTTGCTGGGGATCGCGCTCCTCGCCGGGACCCTCGCGGCGATCTGCGGGGGGGCGCTTCTCGCGGGTCTCGCGCTGGACCTGCTCGGCGTCGCCTCGCCGGCGGTGCGCATCGCGGTGAAGGCGATCGCGATGGCGGCCGCGCTGCCCGCGGGGTTCTACCTCGTCGAACGCGCGTTCCTGGCGCGGTCCTCGGCTACACCCCGGAAAACACCTGGGCCTTGATGCGGGCCATCACCAATTCGAACACCTCGCCCGCGTAGGTGTGGATGTTGCGCCGCATCTCGATCAGGTACCGCTCGACCTCGGGCCACGCCTTCCGGATCACCGCTCTCTGGTCGGCGTAGGCCGTCTCGTACTCCTGCCGCATCCTGTCCTGAAGCCGCACCCGCTTCGGCCGGTCGTCCGGATACGCCTTTTTCGGGAGGAACTCGTAGATCGGCTCGAAGATGCGGACGTCGGTCTCCTCCAGGTGGAACAGTTCGATGTTGTCGATCATCACCACTTCCTTCCCCGGGGTCGCCACGTAGTGCCCGTAGCGCAGCGCCGTTCCGATGCAGTCCCCCAGGGCGTCCTGCCGGGCCGCGCCCGCCGTCCACCACCCGCCGTCCCGGTGGATCCGGGCGAGGGTCACCGAATCGTCGTGGTAGATGTTGATCCCCTCCTCCCTCGGCTTGAGGAGCACCTCCTCGCCCTGCGGCGTCACGTGGTAGACGGTCGGGAGGCCGGGAAGCCCCACGAGCTTCGGCAGGCCGCTGTAGATGTATTCCCCGATGCACCCGAAGCGGGACAGGTAGATGTCGCGCTCCTTCCCGTCCGGCGTCCGCACCGTGAAGAGCGTGTCCTTGTGCACCTTCTCGATCAGCAGGACCTCGGTGACCTCGAAATCCCGGGGCGCCTCCCCCGTCATCTCGTGGAGCAGCGCCAGGATCGCCTTTTTCAGCCCGGTCGCCTTGAACTTGGAGGAGAAGATCGTCACCCGCGCCTCGGTCGGCATCATCCGGATCGCGCCGCGCACCCAGTTGACGTAGGAGTGGGAGATGCTGATCGGGAGCATGTCGGTGCTCGTCGGGTCGAGAAGCTCGTCGAGCTTCGCTTCCCAGAGCGGGATGTGCATGCCGAGGAACTCCTGCGGGTTCCCGATCCCGAGGATCCTGAGGATCTTCTCCCTGTCCCCGGTCTTCCGCTCGGAGGCGGAAGTCCGGAAATACCGGCTCAGGGCGCGCTCGTACTTCTGCAACGGAGATTGGGAAGAAGCCATCGATGCCCTCCCGGTCGATGGAGTGGGAACATCATGATCTTATCACCAGCGGCGCGTGGTCAAGGCGATCCCTTTGCCAGTTCCTCGAGGGTCGCCGCCAGGGGACCATGCCCCCCGAAGAAGACGAGCTTGTCACCCGCCGCGATCCTCTCCTCCGGGGACGGCTGCGCGATCGCGCGGTCCCCCCGAAGGACGGCGAGGAGCACGATTCCGGCGCCGTTTCCGGCCGGAAGATCCCCAAGGGGACGTTCCACCCACGGCGAGTCCGGCGAGACGTAGAAGATCTCGATCACCTTCTGCCGCAGGAACGTTTCGAACTCCGAGAGGAGCCCCCCGTCTCTCGAGTGGACACGATCCCGCAGGATCCGGTAGGTACCGCTGCGGATCAGCTCTTCCTGCTGGGAGATGACGTGGTCGGGTACATGGTACTCGCGCAGGACCCGGGAGAAGATCTCCACCGACGTCTCGAACTCCTCGGGGATGACCGCGTTCGCCCCGAGGGCGATCAGGTCGTCCACGTCCGCCACGTACCGCGTCCGCACAAGGATGACCAGCCGCGGGTTGGCCCGCCGGGCAACCGCCACGGCGCGGCGGGTCGCCATCGGGTCGGAGATCGCCAGCACCAGCATCCGGGCGCGGCCCACCCCGACACGGTCGAGGATCTCCGGGTTGTTCACGTCCCCGTAGAAGATCGGCTCCCCCGCCTCCCGGCCCTCCCGCACCAGCGCGTCGTTCAGGTCGACCACAACGTAGGGAACGTGCGTCGAACGCAGCACGCGGACGAGGTTCTTCCCGTTCATCCCGTACCCGGAGACGATCACGTGGTTCTCGCTCCGCCCCGCCCTAGGCAACCCGCCAGCGGCGGCCTCTTCCTCCGGATCCTCCGTCTCCTTCCCGGGAACGATGCGCCGGACGAAGTACTTCGCCGCCCATGGCGCCGCCTTCATCAGGAAGGGCGTCGCCACCATCGTGAGGATGGTAACCGCGAGGAGGTTCTGGTACACGACCCCTCCCACCAGGCCTTCCCGGAATCCCCCGGACATCAGGAGGAACGAGAACTCCCCGACCTGGCCCAGCCCGATCGCCCCGATCACGGAGACCCGCCAGGGGTAGTTCAGGGTCCGGATCGCGGCGCCGGCGCAGACCGCCTTCGCCATCACGACCCCGGCGGACAAGAGGAGGATCAGCGGGAGGTGGCGCATGAGAAAGGAGAGGTCGAGCAGCATCCCGACGGAGATGAAGAACACCCCGTTGAAGACGTCCCGGAAGGGGAAGACCTGGGCGGCGATCTCGTGGACATACATCGACTCGGAGATCACCAGTCCGGCGAGGAACGCCCCCATGGCCAGGGAGAGCCCCCACCAGCGTGCGATCCACGCCGTCCCGAGGATGAGGCACAACACCATCATCACCAGGATCTCCCGGCTGTTCAGCCGGACGACCTCCTTGAGGAGGAGGGGGATCAAGAAGCGCGACGCGAGCAGGATCGCCGCGACGCCCACGCCCGCCTTGGCCAGCGTGAACAGCACGATGGAGAAGTTCGCCGTTTCCCATTGCCGGAGGGAGGGGATGAGCAGCATCATCGGGATCACGGCCATGTCCTGGAAGATCAGGATGCCGGTCGAGATCTTCCCGTGGGCGCTGTCGATCTCCATCCGGTCCGCGTACACCTTCAGCACGATCGCGGTGCTCGAAAGGGAGAGGACGAACCCGATGAAGATCGCTTCCGGGAGGGGAAACCTCGCGAGGGAAAGGACGGCCACGGTGAGCAGGATCGTCGCTGAAAGCTGGACCCCGCCGCCCTGCAGGATGCGGAGACGCATTTTCCCGAGGTTCGCGAGGGAAAGCTCCATCCCGACGGTGAACAGCAGGAGGGCGACGCCGATCTCGGCGAGGGCGTCCACCATCCCGGACTCGGCCACCAGCCCCGCCCCGGACGGGCCGAGGATGGCGCCGGCGACCAGGAACGCCGCCACGACGGACAGGTGGAGGCGTCCGAACAGCAGCGCCACCGCCGTGGCGATCGCCAGCACGATGGACAGGTCGCGAAGGACAAGGGGCAGGTCGGTCAACGGTTCTCCCGAGGGCGGGGTGCCTGGTGCAGCGTCTCAGTCTACCAGTCCGGTGGCGGGAAAAATCCCTTGAAGTTTTCCCGGCGGAATTCCGAAGAGAGAATCCAGATGGAATGGTACTGCCTGCCTCCCCTCCCCGGGGAGGCGACTGCCCGCTCGCCCCTCCAACGGTTCGCGGGCGGCACGACCGGTCCCCCGGGGTTCCCGCCTGCGCCCCGGGGGATTCGCTTTTTCCGGACTGGTGCGTCAGAACGTCCCCGAATCCTCCAGCCGACGGTACTCCTCTTCCGTCATCCCGAGGATTCCGAGGCACACGTCCCGGTTGTCCGACCCCGGGGGCCGGCATCCCGACTTCCACCGCGCCGGGGTCCCGCTCATCTTCCAGGGAGGCGCGGCCAGCAGCAGATCCCCGTAGACGGGGTCCGGGGCGCGCAGGAAGCACCCTCTCTGCCGCCAGTGCTCCTCGGAAAGCGTCTCCAGGGGGCGGTTCACCCGCCCCGTGACCACGGCGGCGCCCGGACCGCTCCGCTTCGAGGTGTACTCCTCGACCGCCACGAGGATCTCGTCGGCCGTACGACCGCCGGACCACTCCTCGAGGATCGTAAGGAGCGCCCGTTCGTTCTCGAGGGCGACACGGTTCTTCGGCGTCGAGAACCGGGGATCGCGGGCCAGTTCCGGGCGGCCGATGATGCGCATCAGAGAGTCGAACGCCTCGTCGTTGTAGGCGGCGATGAACGTGTAGCCGTCCCGGCAGCGGATGTAGGTGTACGGGAAGACGGCGGGGTCGAAGTTCCCGACCCGTTCGCGCGCCTTTCCCGCCGTGTGCATCCAGGTGATGTTGTAATCCGCGAACATCATCAGCGAGTCGGCGCCCGCGAGGTCCACGGCCTGGCCCTTCCCGGTCTCCGCGCGGAAATGGAGCGCCGCGAGAACCCCGTAGGCGCCCCACAGCCCCTGGACGAACGACCCGTGCCAGTTCCCGAGACGGGTCGGGGCTTCATGCGGCCGTGGCGGAACGCCCTCCCGTTCGGGTTCCCCGACGATGTACGGGGCCCCGGAGAGCGCCTGGCAGAGGATGTCGCTGTCCTGTACGGTACGGGACGCGTCGGGACCGAACGCGCCGTAGGTGGAGAGGGAGAGATAGACGATCCCCGGGCGCTCCCCGCGCAGGGAGGGGTAGTCGCACCCCATCGCCTCCATCCGCTCCGGCGGCTCCGTCGTGATGATCACGTCCGAGGAGAGGGCGAGGCGCCGGAAGACGTCCCGCCCCGCGGAGGTGTCGGCGTCGATGGTGACGAATCGCCGGTTGCGCGCCTCGGAGAGGAACGGAAGCCCCGTCCCGGCCACGAGGATCCCGCCGGGCGCCACGAGGCGGAGCGGGTCGCCGCCGGGAGGTTCCACCTTGATCGCCTCGGCGCCGAATTCCGCCAGGACCGAGGCGGCCACCATCCCCCCGAAGTGGCCGGGGCAGAATTCGAGGACCCGGATCCCCTCCAGCGCCTCGGGTTTCCCCGCGGCGGCCGAAGGCTCCGTCGCCTCCCGCACCCATCCCGTGAAACCGCTCATGGCGCGCTTCCCTTCGGCGGGCGGGCGCCGGGGAGGTCCGCCCACTTCCCGATCACCTTCCTCCGGGCGAGCGCCTCCATCTCCCCGGCGGTCATCCCCAGCAGATCCCCGAAGACCCGTTCGTTGTCCCACCCCACCGGTTTCGCGCACCGCTTGATCCTCCCCGGGCTCTCCGACAGCTTCGGCGCCGGGCCGTACTCGTCCACGCGGCCGTAGAGGGGATCGTCCACCGAACAGACCGTTCCGCGGGCCCGCAGGTGCGGGTCGTGGTAATGTTGTTTCCCTCCGCGGACCGGCGCCGCCGAGAACCCGGCCTCCTCCGCGATACGCACGACCTCGTCGACCCTCCGGGAGGCGCAGAACGCCCCCACCCGCTCCGGGGTGGCGATCTTCGCCTCCTCCGGATCGGTCGCCCCGACGGCGTGCGCGAGGGGGATCAGCTCGTCCTCGTCCCGCACTGAGACCGCGACGAACCCGTCGCGGCACCGGTAGATTCCCGAGGGGGGGTACGAGGGGTCGACGTTTCCGTCCCGGGCGCGGTCCTTCCCCGTCATCCCGGCGTACGGCCACGTCCAGTCCAGCGTGCGGATCAT contains:
- a CDS encoding cysteine desulfurase — its product is MNRGSAFRADTAAPAVPGLSHARGDFPILARKVHGKPLVYLDNAATTQKPRAVTAAIRRYYETSNANVHRGVHALSDRATQAYEEARGRVARFLNAREDREIVFVRGATEGINLVAQTYGRVHLLEGDEVLVTGMEHHANIVPWQMACDRAGARLKVAPVLASGELDLAAYGRMLSPRTRLAAVTHVSNALGTVNPVREMIGMAHAQGVPVLVDGAQATPHTPVDVQSLGCDFYVFSGHKLYGPTGIGVLYGKAEHLEAMPPYQGGGDMILRVTFEKTTYNAIPWKFEAGTPNIAGAIGLRAAIDYLDAVGLPAISAHEGGLLAYATEVVGRIPGVRIVGTARRKAGILSFVLEGVHPHDIGTILDHEGVAIRAGHHCAMPLMDLLGLPSTARASFGLYNTAAEVDLLAAGIRKAREVFR
- the sufD gene encoding Fe-S cluster assembly protein SufD, whose translation is MSLPAEAIDRYLAAFEEVADGKGRPAWLRRLRDEAKERFVATGFPNVRNEDWKYTSVAGIEGQRFGLAPPGDGGLSSSDVAGHLPEGSAGNVLVFANGRYRADLSVRRPLPPGVHLGSLSEALSGGGDALAPYFFRSPANPFTDLNTMLTEDGAFLHVGKEVEVPEPIHLLFLTSGGERPVMAHPRNVIVAGEGSRVTVVERYAGRSDAGCLVNAVTDIATGGGATVAHYRLQEDGPDAYHVSSLRSRQGAGSRFAAHSVSLGARLSRSDVHAVLDGEDAACLLNGLYLGNGEQHVDHFTTIDHAKPDGSSREYFRGILDGRSRGVFRGRVIVREDAQKTDARQANRNLLLSREAEADSRPQLEIHADDVKCTHGATVGPLDEEMVFYMRSRGIDEASARGLLAYAFAADILERFDLPDVRRAYEEKLLAWLPDAGRIREFLHEPG
- the sufC gene encoding Fe-S cluster assembly ATPase SufC, whose translation is MLSIENLHAAIGEKPILRGVDIAVRAGEVHAVMGPNGSGKSTLANVIAGREEFRVTAGSILYDGRDLLGMPPEERAREGIFLAFQNPVEIPGVSNLGFLKAALNAVRRHRGLQELDAVEFRETVLEWLRRVEMGEDLLMRAVNEGFSGGEKKRNEILQLAVLEPRLAILDETDSGLDIDALKVVAAGVNAFRGPERAIIVVTHYQRLLNHIVPDFVHVLVEGRIVRSGGRDLALELEERGYGWVQAPGAEGGVEARP
- the sufB gene encoding Fe-S cluster assembly protein SufB, which translates into the protein MENAASQVKGWVDQEYRWGFVSEVEADTIPKGLNEEIIRTISARKSEPGFLLERRLKAYRQWLTMIEPRWSTVRYNPIDFQDIVYYSAPRGMKDGPKSLGEIDPELLRTYERLGISLLEQKRLAGVAVDAVFDSVSVATTYQKELAKLGILFCSFSEAVQQYPLLVEKYLGTVVPFNDNYFASLNSAVFTDGSFCYVPPGVRCPVELSTYFRINAENTGQFERTLIIADAGSYVSYLEGCTAPRRDTNQLHAAVVELIALEDAEIRYATVQNWYPGDKEGKGGIYNFVTKRGLCAGNNSRISWTQVETGSAITWKYPSVILKGDNSAGQFHGVALTNNHQQADTGTKMTHIGRNTRSTIVNKGISAGRGQNTYRGLVKVLKTAENARNFTQCDSLLLGDRCGAHTFPYIEVKNPTARVEHEASTSKIGEDQLFYCQQRGLSREDAVSMIVNGFCREVIRNLPMEFAVEAQKLLEISLEGSVG
- a CDS encoding cation:proton antiporter; its protein translation is MTDLPLVLRDLSIVLAIATAVALLFGRLHLSVVAAFLVAGAILGPSGAGLVAESGMVDALAEIGVALLLFTVGMELSLANLGKMRLRILQGGGVQLSATILLTVAVLSLARFPLPEAIFIGFVLSLSSTAIVLKVYADRMEIDSAHGKISTGILIFQDMAVIPMMLLIPSLRQWETANFSIVLFTLAKAGVGVAAILLASRFLIPLLLKEVVRLNSREILVMMVLCLILGTAWIARWWGLSLAMGAFLAGLVISESMYVHEIAAQVFPFRDVFNGVFFISVGMLLDLSFLMRHLPLILLLSAGVVMAKAVCAGAAIRTLNYPWRVSVIGAIGLGQVGEFSFLLMSGGFREGLVGGVVYQNLLAVTILTMVATPFLMKAAPWAAKYFVRRIVPGKETEDPEEEAAAGGLPRAGRSENHVIVSGYGMNGKNLVRVLRSTHVPYVVVDLNDALVREGREAGEPIFYGDVNNPEILDRVGVGRARMLVLAISDPMATRRAVAVARRANPRLVILVRTRYVADVDDLIALGANAVIPEEFETSVEIFSRVLREYHVPDHVISQQEELIRSGTYRILRDRVHSRDGGLLSEFETFLRQKVIEIFYVSPDSPWVERPLGDLPAGNGAGIVLLAVLRGDRAIAQPSPEERIAAGDKLVFFGGHGPLAATLEELAKGSP
- a CDS encoding CoA transferase, which produces MSGFTGWVREATEPSAAAGKPEALEGIRVLEFCPGHFGGMVAASVLAEFGAEAIKVEPPGGDPLRLVAPGGILVAGTGLPFLSEARNRRFVTIDADTSAGRDVFRRLALSSDVIITTEPPERMEAMGCDYPSLRGERPGIVYLSLSTYGAFGPDASRTVQDSDILCQALSGAPYIVGEPEREGVPPRPHEAPTRLGNWHGSFVQGLWGAYGVLAALHFRAETGKGQAVDLAGADSLMMFADYNITWMHTAGKARERVGNFDPAVFPYTYIRCRDGYTFIAAYNDEAFDSLMRIIGRPELARDPRFSTPKNRVALENERALLTILEEWSGGRTADEILVAVEEYTSKRSGPGAAVVTGRVNRPLETLSEEHWRQRGCFLRAPDPVYGDLLLAAPPWKMSGTPARWKSGCRPPGSDNRDVCLGILGMTEEEYRRLEDSGTF